From one Pontibacillus sp. HMF3514 genomic stretch:
- a CDS encoding DUF3794 domain-containing protein gives MHHGEMILYTGITPHEEYPCNPTAYKQVILNSKIEIPCPKPDLEAIIKVVSEVELRTQRYIQTPYDFKVIVEGTVHQTFLYSADVPEQSVHTFHGQVPFCEFLTISNECKKAYLKQNLSTKVFLEDVFVFNQSSRYIEECKMLCIILLNNNC, from the coding sequence ATGCACCATGGCGAGATGATTCTATATACCGGCATTACACCACATGAAGAATATCCATGTAATCCAACTGCTTATAAGCAAGTTATCCTTAATAGTAAAATTGAAATTCCCTGTCCTAAACCAGATTTAGAAGCCATTATTAAAGTGGTCTCAGAAGTTGAGCTTCGCACTCAACGTTATATCCAAACCCCTTATGACTTTAAAGTTATCGTAGAGGGGACGGTTCATCAAACCTTTTTATATTCAGCTGATGTACCTGAACAATCTGTACATACCTTTCATGGCCAGGTACCTTTTTGTGAATTTTTGACAATAAGTAACGAGTGTAAAAAAGCCTATCTAAAACAGAATTTATCCACAAAGGTGTTTTTAGAAGATGTTTTTGTATTCAATCAGAGTTCTCGTTATATCGAAGAATGTAAAATGTTATGCATTATTTTACTAAACAACAATTGTTAA